One Synechococcus sp. JA-2-3B'a(2-13) genomic window carries:
- a CDS encoding chaperone modulator CbpM gives MSLAIVRVEERLYTFEQATELLGIPPHLLEWLLAQGLVEAESSYLTPQQLRRLLQMSRLHRDLGLNWTGAAMVLDMAQEIARLRGQLRHYRGF, from the coding sequence ATGAGTTTGGCCATTGTGCGGGTAGAAGAACGGCTCTATACCTTCGAGCAGGCCACGGAACTGCTGGGGATCCCTCCCCACCTGCTGGAATGGCTGCTGGCCCAAGGCTTAGTGGAGGCCGAGAGCAGCTACCTGACCCCCCAACAGCTCAGGCGGTTGTTGCAAATGAGCCGCCTACACCGAGACTTGGGGCTTAACTGGACGGGGGCAGCGATGGTCTTGGACATGGCTCAGGAAATTGCCCGGCTCAGGGGGCAACTGCGCCACTACCGCGGATTTTGA
- a CDS encoding DnaJ C-terminal domain-containing protein, with protein MAASDFKDYYKILGVSRDASAEEIKRVYRKLARQYHPDVNPGNKAAEERFKEINEAYEVLSDPEKRRRYDQFGQYWQRVGTGSAAGMPGMEGFAQYASFEEFINELLGRMGSRRSGFQGFAGGFGPFVSVDLPGQDVEGTLGLSWAEAFHGTQKRLNLDGETLTIRIPPGAKPGSRIRVKGKGQVSPFGGPRGDLYLTLELPPHPFFRFDGDNLLCELPITPDEAALGGTAEVPTPTGRVQLRIPAGVDSGQTLRLRGQGWRDPQGQRSDLLVRLKVVAPKSLSQTERDLYEKLRQSRSWDPRAHLQEVSL; from the coding sequence ATGGCTGCGAGTGACTTCAAGGATTATTACAAGATCCTGGGCGTCAGCAGAGATGCCTCTGCCGAGGAAATCAAGCGCGTCTATCGCAAGCTGGCCCGCCAGTATCACCCCGACGTGAACCCCGGCAACAAGGCAGCAGAGGAACGCTTTAAGGAGATCAACGAAGCCTACGAGGTGCTCTCTGATCCGGAAAAGCGGCGGCGCTACGACCAGTTTGGGCAGTACTGGCAGCGGGTGGGTACTGGTTCTGCTGCTGGAATGCCGGGCATGGAGGGCTTCGCCCAATACGCCAGCTTCGAGGAGTTTATCAACGAGCTGCTGGGCCGTATGGGATCCCGCCGCAGCGGGTTCCAGGGCTTCGCCGGCGGCTTTGGGCCGTTTGTTTCGGTGGATTTGCCGGGGCAGGATGTGGAGGGCACTCTGGGTCTCAGCTGGGCAGAAGCTTTCCACGGCACCCAGAAACGGCTGAACCTAGATGGAGAAACGCTAACCATCCGCATTCCCCCCGGCGCTAAGCCGGGCAGTCGCATCCGCGTCAAGGGCAAAGGCCAGGTCAGCCCCTTTGGCGGGCCAAGAGGGGATCTCTACCTCACTTTGGAGCTGCCCCCCCATCCCTTCTTCCGCTTTGACGGAGACAACCTGCTCTGCGAGCTGCCCATTACTCCTGACGAGGCGGCTTTGGGAGGGACGGCGGAAGTTCCCACCCCTACGGGTCGCGTGCAACTGAGGATCCCTGCCGGGGTAGACAGCGGCCAAACCCTGCGGCTGCGCGGCCAAGGCTGGCGGGATCCCCAAGGCCAGCGGAGCGACCTGCTGGTGCGGCTGAAGGTGGTGGCACCCAAATCCCTTTCCCAGACCGAACGGGATCTCTACGAAAAGCTGCGGCAAAGCCGTAGCTGGGATCCCCGCGCCCACTTGCAGGAGGTGAGTCTATGA
- a CDS encoding ChaB family protein, with protein sequence MSAFAQAPKKCASAAFKEEGKLQECIQRLLNRGIPNDRISIIGRNFQTEAKITGFITRKEVVLDGLTNGAIYGSLFGSLLGLLTGVGVLFIPFLGAVVAAGPLGAALLGATGGALYGALGAGLGSALIALGMPQEKAAIYQTRVQAGEFLLVVQVPEEKSGEIYWLLQSAGGEEVSIADLNLPGEPEGDLTPESISPEIRADLSEEAQQTFVEAYNQAKQESNNSTHALLKAWEKVKQIFTRDEKGIFSKRKP encoded by the coding sequence ATGAGCGCTTTTGCCCAAGCTCCCAAAAAGTGTGCTTCCGCCGCTTTCAAAGAAGAGGGCAAGCTGCAAGAGTGTATCCAGCGGCTTTTGAACCGTGGCATTCCCAACGATCGCATCTCCATTATTGGCCGCAACTTTCAAACCGAAGCCAAAATTACCGGGTTTATCACCCGCAAAGAGGTGGTTCTGGACGGTCTGACCAATGGGGCCATCTATGGATCCCTGTTCGGATCCCTGCTGGGGCTGCTCACTGGCGTGGGGGTGCTGTTCATTCCCTTTTTGGGGGCAGTGGTGGCCGCTGGGCCTCTGGGAGCCGCTTTGTTGGGGGCAACGGGCGGCGCTTTGTACGGAGCACTGGGAGCGGGCCTGGGATCCGCCCTGATTGCCTTGGGTATGCCGCAGGAGAAAGCCGCCATCTACCAAACCCGGGTACAGGCGGGCGAGTTCTTGTTGGTGGTGCAAGTACCGGAAGAGAAGTCGGGCGAAATTTACTGGCTGCTGCAGAGTGCTGGCGGAGAGGAAGTTTCCATTGCCGACTTGAACTTGCCCGGTGAGCCAGAGGGAGACTTAACCCCAGAGAGCATCTCGCCGGAAATCCGCGCTGACCTCTCGGAAGAAGCGCAGCAAACCTTTGTGGAAGCCTACAACCAAGCCAAACAAGAGAGCAATAACTCTACCCATGCACTCCTCAAAGCTTGGGAAAAGGTCAAGCAAATTTTCACACGAGATGAGAAAGGGATCTTCTCCAAACGCAAGCCCTAG
- a CDS encoding M28 family peptidase: protein MMASDLQDLRQRLEAHLQQVAQPRDPDWSPLGHQQVERYIQEQLSKWGSLESFPFEAGGRLHRNWILKLPGSRSGRPPILIGAHFDAAPATPGADDNASGIAVLLELARHFAAEPASSPLWLVAFDLEERGMVGSGAYAQFLQRQRQSLRLMLSLEMLGYRDPTPGSQDYPAGLEKLYPNRGDYIGLIGNWPTWGDLLKLQHDFQKAGIPCCWLLAGQRGLILPATRLSDHSPFWDAGYPAVMVTDTAFLRNPHYHKLSDTLETLDPDFLTGVCQGLMAGIRLL, encoded by the coding sequence ATGATGGCGTCAGATCTCCAAGACCTGCGGCAGCGCCTAGAGGCTCATCTGCAGCAAGTGGCCCAGCCCCGGGATCCCGACTGGTCGCCCTTGGGCCATCAGCAGGTGGAGCGCTACATCCAAGAGCAGCTTTCTAAGTGGGGATCCCTAGAGTCCTTCCCCTTTGAGGCCGGTGGCCGCCTGCACCGCAACTGGATCTTGAAATTGCCGGGATCCCGTTCTGGTCGCCCGCCCATTCTCATTGGGGCCCACTTCGACGCCGCTCCGGCAACCCCTGGAGCAGACGACAACGCCAGCGGCATAGCGGTGTTGCTGGAATTGGCCCGCCATTTTGCTGCCGAGCCGGCTTCTTCTCCGCTGTGGCTGGTGGCTTTTGACCTGGAGGAGCGGGGGATGGTGGGCAGTGGGGCTTACGCCCAGTTTCTTCAACGTCAGAGGCAATCCCTACGGCTGATGCTGTCTTTGGAAATGCTGGGCTACCGGGATCCCACCCCCGGATCCCAGGACTATCCCGCCGGCCTTGAGAAGCTCTACCCCAACCGGGGAGATTACATCGGTCTCATCGGCAACTGGCCCACCTGGGGGGATCTGCTCAAGCTGCAGCATGATTTTCAGAAAGCGGGGATCCCTTGTTGCTGGCTGCTGGCCGGGCAGCGGGGCCTAATCCTGCCTGCCACTCGCCTGAGCGATCACTCCCCCTTTTGGGATGCGGGTTACCCTGCCGTTATGGTTACCGACACCGCCTTCTTGCGCAACCCCCACTACCACAAGCTGAGCGATACCTTGGAAACCCTAGATCCAGATTTCCTGACGGGGGTCTGCCAGGGCTTGATGGCCGGGATCCGCTTGCTGTAG
- a CDS encoding HAD family hydrolase, with the protein MELQALIFDVDGTLADTERDGHRVAFNAAFAEAGLDWHWSVELYGQLLAITGGKERIRHFVATCQPPLPPGEDLNALIARLHQAKTRHYTALLAQGGIPLRPGVKRLLQEARAAGIRLAIATTTTPENVTALLEHTLPESLSWFEVIAAGDVVPAKKPAPDIYHYVLERMGLPPQACLAFEDSENGLRSAQQAGVPTVVTVNDYTRDQDFSGAALVLDHLGDPENPFRVLAGTVGSHRYFTLELARQIHAQVARSGVGSS; encoded by the coding sequence ATGGAACTGCAAGCTTTGATTTTCGATGTGGACGGCACGCTGGCGGACACGGAGCGGGATGGCCATCGCGTGGCCTTCAACGCCGCCTTTGCCGAGGCAGGGCTGGACTGGCACTGGTCGGTGGAGCTCTACGGCCAACTCCTGGCCATTACGGGGGGTAAAGAGCGCATTCGCCATTTCGTTGCAACCTGCCAGCCGCCGCTACCCCCTGGTGAAGATTTAAATGCCCTCATTGCCCGGCTGCACCAGGCCAAAACCCGCCACTACACTGCCCTATTGGCCCAAGGGGGGATCCCACTCCGCCCAGGGGTGAAGCGCCTCCTGCAGGAGGCCAGAGCTGCTGGGATCCGCTTGGCCATTGCCACCACCACCACGCCGGAAAATGTAACAGCCCTTTTGGAGCACACACTGCCGGAGAGCCTAAGCTGGTTTGAAGTGATCGCTGCCGGAGATGTGGTCCCCGCCAAAAAGCCTGCTCCCGATATTTACCACTATGTTCTGGAGCGAATGGGGCTGCCCCCCCAGGCCTGCCTGGCCTTTGAAGACTCGGAGAATGGGCTGCGCTCGGCCCAACAAGCGGGGGTCCCCACTGTGGTGACGGTAAACGACTATACCCGGGATCAGGATTTTTCCGGGGCAGCTTTGGTGTTGGATCACCTAGGGGATCCTGAGAATCCCTTTCGGGTGTTGGCGGGAACGGTGGGATCCCACCGCTACTTCACCCTGGAGTTGGCCCGACAGATCCATGCTCAAGTTGCCCGGTCTGGAGTGGGAAGCTCATGA
- the lpdA gene encoding dihydrolipoyl dehydrogenase: MSFDFDLIIIGAGVGGHGAALHAVESGLKTAIVEGAEMGGTCINRGCIPSKALLAASGRLRELQHSSGLGIQVGSLQVNREAIANHAAQVVEKIRADMTRSLEKLGVTILRGRGKLVAPQQVEVQEEKGSHTYTAQDVILATGSRPFVPPGIEVDGRTVFTSDEAVRLEWIPERLAIIGSGYIGQEFADIYTALGSQVILIEALETLMPAFDPDIARLAQRVLIKPRSIQTFVGVLARQVIPGQPVTIHLSNGETLQVDGCLVAAGRIPVSEGLGLAELGIDTGKRGFIPVDSRMATDLPHLWAIGDVTGKMMLAHAAAAQGRVAVENICGRTAYMDYLSIPAAVFTHPEMGFVGLTEPQAKEEGYSVGTVRTYFGGNSKAIASGETEGMVKLVFDKSTGLLLGSHIFGPHAADLIHEAAQAIARRATVRELAGLVHVHPTLAETLEEAYKRATHALAGA, from the coding sequence ATGAGCTTCGATTTTGACTTGATCATCATCGGTGCCGGCGTCGGCGGTCACGGCGCTGCTTTGCATGCTGTCGAATCCGGCCTGAAAACCGCCATCGTCGAAGGTGCAGAAATGGGCGGCACCTGCATCAACCGCGGCTGCATCCCCTCCAAGGCTCTGCTGGCCGCCTCAGGACGCCTGCGGGAACTGCAACATAGCTCTGGGCTGGGCATCCAAGTGGGATCCCTTCAGGTGAACCGAGAGGCTATTGCCAATCATGCTGCCCAAGTGGTGGAGAAGATCCGCGCCGACATGACTCGCTCGCTGGAGAAGCTGGGGGTAACAATCCTGAGAGGGCGAGGCAAGTTGGTGGCACCCCAGCAGGTGGAAGTCCAGGAAGAGAAGGGATCCCACACCTACACGGCACAGGATGTCATTCTCGCGACGGGCTCCCGCCCCTTTGTGCCCCCCGGCATCGAGGTGGATGGGCGGACGGTGTTTACCAGCGACGAGGCGGTGCGGCTGGAGTGGATCCCGGAGCGGCTGGCCATTATCGGCAGCGGCTACATCGGCCAGGAGTTTGCCGACATCTACACCGCCCTGGGATCCCAGGTAATCCTCATCGAAGCCCTAGAGACCCTGATGCCGGCTTTCGACCCAGACATTGCCCGCCTGGCCCAGCGAGTGCTGATCAAGCCCCGCTCCATTCAAACCTTTGTGGGCGTGCTGGCTCGGCAGGTGATCCCCGGCCAGCCGGTGACCATTCACCTGTCCAACGGGGAGACGCTGCAAGTAGATGGCTGCCTGGTGGCTGCCGGTCGGATCCCGGTCTCAGAGGGGCTGGGCTTGGCCGAGTTGGGCATCGACACCGGCAAACGGGGGTTTATTCCTGTCGATAGCCGCATGGCCACCGATTTGCCTCACCTCTGGGCTATTGGGGATGTGACCGGCAAAATGATGTTGGCTCACGCGGCGGCAGCCCAGGGGAGAGTGGCCGTGGAAAACATCTGTGGCCGTACCGCCTACATGGACTACCTCAGCATCCCGGCAGCGGTGTTCACTCACCCGGAAATGGGTTTTGTAGGGCTGACCGAGCCTCAGGCCAAGGAAGAAGGCTACAGCGTGGGCACAGTGCGAACCTACTTTGGCGGCAACTCCAAGGCCATTGCTTCGGGAGAGACAGAGGGCATGGTCAAGCTGGTCTTTGACAAGAGCACCGGCCTACTGCTGGGATCCCATATCTTCGGGCCCCATGCGGCGGATTTGATCCACGAGGCGGCTCAGGCCATTGCTCGCCGGGCCACGGTGCGAGAACTGGCCGGCTTGGTGCACGTTCACCCCACCTTGGCAGAGACGCTGGAGGAAGCCTACAAGCGGGCAACTCACGCTCTGGCAGGGGCTTAG
- a CDS encoding class I SAM-dependent methyltransferase, with translation MSEAEITRAVQAQYETFPYPPIPYDRPFEGFSSLGSYTLAQYARTRRLQEPTGSRFLVAGCGTGWEVHGIAASNPGYGSVVGIDISRPALEIAQKRIKHHGLRNCSVQYGDLLDPSTWPEGSFDMISSYGVIHHTADPVKALSNLASRLAPDGVMALMLYNRSGRWHLYRIRRALELLGITPPATPEKIEFVRQLLKGASPNSLLAKHAKAHQEYYGQDENIVDNFFHANDIPFDIGEIPDLLAQAGLEFIDVAPYLDYWNARPLIAATHPEFHRRYEALARIDQLRVMEYLEPLYHTQNLFWCCHQGKKVDHWDPFTVEFFKSSRWQLNPLFVRYGSVRYWDQKIPFSDLLGKLDPAQILTQKMDIFWPVARIPGKMMASTRYQVVELLLPLANQARSGAEILAAHEERADHLLNLFRQWEADRLVLRVA, from the coding sequence GTGAGCGAAGCCGAGATTACCCGGGCGGTGCAGGCCCAGTACGAGACGTTCCCCTACCCTCCTATTCCTTACGACCGGCCCTTTGAGGGCTTCTCCAGTCTGGGCAGCTATACCTTGGCGCAGTACGCCCGCACCCGTAGGCTGCAAGAGCCCACAGGATCCAGGTTTTTGGTGGCCGGGTGTGGCACCGGCTGGGAAGTGCATGGCATTGCCGCCAGCAACCCCGGCTATGGTTCGGTGGTCGGGATCGACATCAGCCGCCCGGCCCTAGAGATTGCCCAAAAGCGAATTAAGCACCACGGCCTACGCAACTGCTCCGTGCAGTACGGGGATCTGCTGGATCCCTCTACTTGGCCCGAAGGCAGCTTCGACATGATCAGCTCCTACGGCGTGATTCACCACACTGCAGATCCGGTGAAGGCTTTGAGCAATCTGGCATCGCGGTTGGCTCCCGATGGGGTGATGGCGCTGATGCTCTACAACCGTTCAGGCCGTTGGCATCTGTACCGCATTCGGCGAGCCTTGGAGTTGTTGGGCATCACCCCACCTGCAACCCCAGAAAAGATCGAATTTGTGCGGCAACTGCTGAAGGGAGCCAGCCCCAATTCCCTTTTGGCCAAGCACGCCAAGGCTCACCAAGAATACTATGGACAAGATGAAAACATTGTCGATAATTTCTTCCATGCCAATGATATTCCTTTCGACATCGGCGAGATTCCCGACTTGCTTGCCCAAGCCGGGCTGGAGTTTATCGATGTAGCCCCCTACTTGGACTATTGGAATGCCAGGCCGTTGATTGCCGCCACCCACCCGGAGTTCCATCGCCGCTACGAGGCCCTTGCTCGCATCGACCAACTGCGGGTCATGGAGTATCTGGAGCCTCTGTATCACACGCAAAATCTCTTCTGGTGTTGCCATCAAGGGAAAAAGGTGGACCACTGGGATCCCTTTACAGTCGAATTTTTTAAGAGCTCCCGCTGGCAACTCAACCCCTTGTTCGTCCGCTATGGCAGCGTGCGCTACTGGGATCAAAAAATCCCCTTTTCAGATCTGTTGGGCAAGCTGGATCCGGCCCAGATCCTGACCCAGAAGATGGATATTTTCTGGCCCGTCGCCCGCATCCCGGGCAAGATGATGGCCTCTACCCGCTACCAGGTGGTGGAGCTGCTGCTGCCCCTGGCCAATCAAGCCCGTTCTGGCGCTGAGATCCTGGCTGCCCATGAAGAGAGAGCCGACCACCTTCTCAACCTATTTCGACAGTGGGAAGCAGACCGGTTAGTCCTGCGGGTTGCCTAG